In Candidatus Devosia phytovorans, the DNA window GCGCGCCACGTCGGCCCAAGCGCTGGTGCGCTGGGCGGATTCGAGGTCGGTGATGTCGTCGAAGGTCAGCACATAGCCCTTGGATTCGGCGATGGTGCCTTCGCGGGTGAGCTGGACCTGATAGGTGCGGCGGTCGGTTTCATTGCCGAGCTGGATCTGGTCGCGCACCTGGCCGCGGCGCGCCGAGCGGGCGCGTTCGAGGATCGGTTCGAGCTGGGGCATGACCTTTTCCATGGGCTCGCCCATCAGGTCGATTTCCTGCCGATCCAGCATGTCGCAGGCGCGGGCATTGACCAGGTTGATGGCACCGAAGGCGTCGAGACCGATAATGCCCGCGGACACGCCCTCCACCACGGCTTCAGTGAACTGGCGACGCTTCTCATTCATTTCACTGGCGGTGACGAGTGCTTCACGCTGGTTCTTAAGTTGCGACGTCATGCGATTGAAACCGTTCGACAAATCGCGAAGATCGCCCCTGCCTTCCTGAACCGGCACCTGAACATCGAGATCGCCATTGCTGACGCGATTGGAAGCGACCATGAGGTTTCTGATCGGGTCGACGAAGCGGTTTGCCAGGGCAATGCCGACCCATAGCGCGGCGAGCAGCAGCACCACGGCCAGACCGACATAGAGGATGGTGAAGGTGATCTGGAACACCAGCCGGTTGGACGCATATTGGCGATATTCGGTGATGTTCTCGTCGGTAAGCTGCATGTATTCGAGAACTTCGGCCTCGACCGGGCGGGCGACGAAAAGGAAGGTATCCTCGTAGCCGCGCAGCTTGATGACCTGGCCGACTAGGTTGATGCGACCGGGGGCGATGGCCTCAGGAATGCCTTCCACCAGGTTCTGCGTCATGCCCTCGGGCAGTTGCGGATAGGCGCCCTGCACGGCAATCTGGGCTCGCATCAGGGTTTCGCCTGCGCCGTTGACCAAAGAGGTGAAGGGCAGCGAGCGGGTGACCGCCAGGGCCGTGAGGATGCGCTGGAAGCGCTCCTGATCTTCGTTGAAGACGCTATGGGCCTGCTCGAGCTCGGAGGCCACCCAGATGACGTCGTCGCGAATGACCTGCGCGTGCTCGATCAGATAGGAGCGTGCGACAAGACGCGAGCTTTCCACCATGGCGCGGGTGCGCTCGGAGAACCATTGGTCGAGGCCCTGGTTGAGCGCAATTGTGGCGACGATGGCGACCAGGGCGGCCGGCAGTGCTGCTACCAGGGCGAACATGGTGACCATGCGGATCTGCAAGCCCGCGCCCGGCTGACGCTGCATGCGCGCCTGAATCAGCAGGGCCGCCTCGGTGAGCACCAAGGCGATCACCAGCAGCACCAATATGCCGGTGACGATCCAGATCACCGTCCACATGGTGGTGGAGGGTTCGATATTGGTGGTGCGGGTGAGGATCAGGAAGGAGATCGACGACATCAACACCGAGGCAAAAACCACGATGAAGCCGAGGATGCGGAGCGGCCGGTTGGCCTGAGCCGAGGCGAGGAACCACGAGGCAGGGCTGGCCGCGCCGGGTCCGGCGCTCTGGTCGCGCC includes these proteins:
- a CDS encoding PAS domain-containing sensor histidine kinase; the protein is MSENTATEAGRDQSAGPGAASPASWFLASAQANRPLRILGFIVVFASVLMSSISFLILTRTTNIEPSTTMWTVIWIVTGILVLLVIALVLTEAALLIQARMQRQPGAGLQIRMVTMFALVAALPAALVAIVATIALNQGLDQWFSERTRAMVESSRLVARSYLIEHAQVIRDDVIWVASELEQAHSVFNEDQERFQRILTALAVTRSLPFTSLVNGAGETLMRAQIAVQGAYPQLPEGMTQNLVEGIPEAIAPGRINLVGQVIKLRGYEDTFLFVARPVEAEVLEYMQLTDENITEYRQYASNRLVFQITFTILYVGLAVVLLLAALWVGIALANRFVDPIRNLMVASNRVSNGDLDVQVPVQEGRGDLRDLSNGFNRMTSQLKNQREALVTASEMNEKRRQFTEAVVEGVSAGIIGLDAFGAINLVNARACDMLDRQEIDLMGEPMEKVMPQLEPILERARSARRGQVRDQIQLGNETDRRTYQVQLTREGTIAESKGYVLTFDDITDLESAQRTSAWADVARRIAHEIKNPLTPIQLSAERLRRRYGSKLEDDREVFDKCINTIVRQVGDIGRMVDEFSAFARMPEAAPEVTDLSDTVRQAVFLESVRLPEITIRTLLPEDAIYAWFDNRLIAQSLTNLIKNAVEAFEEVDTSSESFEPTIIVEAQLEGTHARVSISDNGKGWPKDNRQRLLEPYMTTREKGTGLGLAIVAKIIEQHGGIVELVDAEPDPYGRIGACVTFTLPLQSPTKTSEAVGAATAEPTSAQQEEPPVRAAVHK